The Priestia koreensis genomic interval CCAGAAGCGGTAGAAGGGAATATGTTTGGCCCGTGGGATCCCGAAACGTATGAAGTAGAAGATTCAGCGTTTGGCTATATTAAAATGGAAAACGGCGCAACGATTTTCTTAGAATCTTCTTGGGCGTTAAACGTACTAGAATCAAAAGAAGCTGCTACAACGCTTTGCGGGACAAAATCCGGCGCACAAATCAATGCAGGCATGAGCTACGAAAATAACGAGCTTATCTACAATAGCGCAAGAAATGGAATGCTGACGGAAGAGCGTAACTCTACTGGAGGGGCGATTGCTTTCTTTGAAGGTGGTTCCAATAAGCCAGAAGTATTAGAAGCAAAACAGTGGCTAGAGGCCGTAAAATATGACAAAGAGCCTCTTGTAAAGCCGGAGCAAGCGTTTATGGTAACGAAAATTTTAGACGCGGTGTATCGATCTGCTGAAACAGGTAAAGAGGTTGTGTTTGATAAAGAAAGCGTTGTGAGTCAATAAGGGGAGTCCATTCTCTTGTTAGCACATATATGAACGAAAAAGCTGCTGATGATGTAAATCAGCAGCTTTTCCGTTTGAAGGTAAAGGGAGATACAAGCAAGCAACTGAATAAGAAGATTCATTCCCCCCGACTTTGATTGAAGAGATGTTAGAAGGAGCGTGTGAATAATACGCAATATCGTGTGTTGATGCTACAAGAAAATCATCATCTCCTTTTTTCTATGTTTTTCGACAACTTCTCGTATAATTAGGTCTTTGTGTCTATTATAATGAAATGGGAGGGAGAAAAGCATGGTACTAAAAATATGGTTAACGATGTTTACGAGTTTCAGTATGAGTTATTATCTATGTCAATATGAGCTATTACATAGCATCCAGCCAATTATTGTGGCTGCTTCCATCATCGTATCAGCGCTTGTGTGGCTTTCAGATGATCATCCGTTTTTGGCCCGTATTTTGTTGGGCATTTCATCCGCCATCCAGGTCTTATCATTTCTCACATTTTGGCTAATTGAAAAAGCTTCACTTACAATGTCAGTGCCTTCATACAGCAATGAACTCTTTTTGTTTCTGCTTTCTTTATGTATAATCATGATATTCGTGTTACGGTCAGACGGCGTTTTCTTTATGACAGCGGGTCTATGTACAGGTAGTGGGATGGCGTGGGCGATCGTCACATTTTTTCAAATGCTGGTGCATCAGCCTAGTATTGCTCTCATTTTTCCATTGCTTGCTCCTTCATTTGCGCTTCTTTTTGCGCGAAATCGAACGTTTTGGATCGCGCCGTTTATTGTGCCCGTCTTTTTCTTAACCATTTCTACTTCGTTATCTCTGCATCGATATGGAGATGGTCTAAATCACAGAGCTCTTTCTACTCCTGATCTATCCTTGCTTTTAGGGTGGGTGTTTACAATGGGAATTGGCCTGATGCTCGCACCGTTTTTAAACCGAAAGCCAGGTGAGTTTAAAGCGATGAGGTCGTTTGATGAGGTAGAAAAGCAATATGAGTCAAGAACGGTTAACCACGGATAATACATAGCAAGGAGAAGGTGTACAATGAAGCATCGCATCGGACTGCGAATCAGAAGTGAAAAAGGTGTTCACGAGGAGGTTCGTAAAGCATGTCTAGCCTTTGCGAATTGGCTACGATGGCAGATGGAATTCCCTATGCGAGTGGTGGTCTATTTGAAGAAAAAGGAGCAAATCCGTTCAAATGGTGAATGGGTAAGTGCTTCTTTTTTTGCTCCTTTTTCATTAGAAGAAGAGCCTTATATGCGAATCGCTACTGGAGATTACCCGCAGCTTATTGAAGAATTGGGCCGGGAAGATGCTCTATTAGCGATCCTTATAAGCTTCGCGCATGAAATAATCCACTATCAGCAGTGGCTAGATGGACGGGAATTTAGCGAACAAGAAGCAGAAGAACAGGGAGAAAGACTTGTTTATGACTACTGTGATGACCAGGCCTTTTTTGAAGACGTTTTAGAAATGAAAAGAGTATGGACGATTGAAAATGAAGAAGGAACCGCTCTTTTCACAAATGAACAAGGTGAGTCATTAATGCCTTTTTGGTCAAAGGAGGAAAAGGCGCACAAAATTATTCATTCCGTCGCTTTTTATCGCGATCATAAGACAATAAGTATCGCTACAGAGGAGTTCATGGAGGAGTGGCTTCCTGAACTACAGGAAGAGGGGTATCAGGTCGGACTTAATATGTATAGCCGTTCCTTAATAGGGCGTGAAATGGAGCCAAGCACGGTGCTGGAGCGACTGGAGGAAGAACGCCGAAAAGGGGGTTCTTAATTAGTCTAACCAGCCCGTATCTTTTGATTTTAATTTTAGAATCAGATCTGTCACCACAGCTTCTAATTCGTTAATTCGATTTTTTAAGGCGGTGTTTTCTTTTTTAAGCTGTGCGACTTGAAATTCGTTTTCGACATGTTGGGTAGATGAGAAATTCTGTTTTGATGTGTCTTTTTTAGAAGAAGTAGATGTCTTAGGTGAGAGATTTAATTCTTTTTTCCAATTGTATACCGATGAAAGGTGTACGCCTAGTTGTTCGGATACATCTTTTGGCTTGATCCCTTGCAGCAATAGTTGTTCAGCTTTTTGACGCTCAGCGTTTTTACTATACATATTGCAACTCTCCTTTTAAGCATCAGATGAGAGAAAATCGAATGTAGTTATTCTCATTTTAGTAGAGTTGTAGAAAAAAAGAAAGACTTTCGAATGTGTATCTTTTGGTTTTCGGCTTTAGAGAGGATATAATGGTTAACGTAAAAAAAGAAGGAGGTCATTTGACCATGAGTAAAGCAGAACTATTCGCAGGAACTTGGATGCGTCATCGCGGCGTATTAGAAGAAATCGTTTCAAAAGTAAAAACAGAAGATTTATCATTTGCCCCTTGGGACGGAGCGCTTACATTTAAAGATCTAGTAATTCACACAGTTGGATCAACTGATTTCTTCGTGACGGCTGTAAAAGATGGAAAAACATCAGCACCAGCAGGCGGACAGCCAGAAATTAATGATGCACAAGCACTTCAACAATTCGTAAAAGACATGACAGCAAAAACAAAAGCAACAATCTTATCATTAGAAGATGCTCAGTTTGAAGCGATGGTAGATGCAACGGTACCATTTGGAACACATATTCCAGGTAGCTCGCTTCTTCATATGATGCGTGATCATGAAATTCACCATAAAGGGCAAATGTTCACATATGGTCGTATGGTTGGTATGGAAACAATGCCATCATTTGTTCAACATTAATCACAAGGCTCTCTGCGAAAGCAGGGAGTTTTTTTAGGTTAAATTGTCAGAAAAAATAAAAAAGTGTTGACAGTACTTTGAGAATTGTGGCATAGTAGCATTATTAAAATTGTTCGAAAATAAAATCGCTGATAAGAACGAGTACATGATGTGTAAAATCTACAGAGAGTTGACACCTTGCTGAAAGTCAATGTTTGAACCGTCATGGAAAATCCTCTTTGAGATGTCATGCTGAAATTAATTCAGAGTAAGCGTGGCCGGATTTCCCCCGTTATGTGGAACGCGTATGTTTGTACGTGACAAAGTGCTATTTTTGTTAAATAGAACTAGGGTGGTATCGCGAGTCAAATCGTCCCTTCATTAGAAGGGGCGATTTTTTTATTTTCGTAATAATGATCCATTAAGGAGGAACAAATATGACAACACTCTCAAGAAAAGAAACCTTCTTTGTAGGTCTAATGCTGTTTGCATTGTTTTTTGGAGCTGGAAACTTAATTTTCCCACCATTTTTAGGCCAACAATCAGGAGCACATTTCTGGTATGCGATTGCAGGATTTATCATTACGGGGGTAGGATTACCGATCTTAACGGTTTTAGCTGTGGCAAAGGCAAAAAACGGCATTCAAACGATTGGGAATCGCGTTCATCCCGTATTTGGAGTCGTCTTTACCGTTATTGTGTATTTAGCGATTGGTCCGTTTATGGGGATTCCGCGCGGTGCAAACGTTGCGTATGAAATGAGCGTGAAACCATTCGTTAGCGAAGGATCAAACACGATGGCTCTGCTGATTTTTACGGTCATCTTTTTCGGACTTGTGTATTGGGTAAGCTTGAATCCATCAAAGCTTGTCGATCGTATCGGTAGTTTGCTGACGCCTGCCTTACTAATCGCCATTGCTGTACTGGGGGTTGGGAGCTTATTAAAACTTAAACAACCGCTTGGCGCAGTAAGCAACAAGTATCAATCTCATCCAGTAATTCACGGGTTCATGGAAGGGTACTTAACAATGGATACGATTGCGGCGTTAGCCTTTGGGATCGTCGTCATTACGGCTATTCGTCAAAAAGGTGTGACCAATCAGCGTGCGATCGTAAAAGGAACGCTGCAATCAGGGTTAATTGCTGGAGTTGGACTTATTCTTGTGTATGTCACAATTGGAGTAATGGGCGCAAAAGCAGGGGCAACACACACTTACAAAGACGGCGCCGCGATCTTGACGACAACGGCTGATCAGCTGTTTAGCGTATGGGGTGTGCTGCTATTAGGGGTTATCGTCCTTCTTGCCTGTTTTACGACATGTGTCGGTCTTGTGGTAGCATGCAGCCAGTATTTTGGAAAGCTGCTTCCGATGGCTTCACATATGATGCTTGTAACCGTGATGACGGTAATCAGTTTTTTAATTGCCAATCTTGGATTAGCGGACATTTTATCATTATCTGTTCCGGTTCTTTCAATGATCTATCCACTGACCATCGTGCTTGTCATTCTTTCCTTCTTCCACGGTTTGTTTAAAGAATCAGCGCGCGGGATTTACAGCGGTGCACTCATTGGAACGATTCTTGTTAGCGTGTATGATGGTCTCGTACAATACGGTGTAAAAAGCGAGTTCTTAACTGATCTGTATGGTCATCTTCCTCTATTTGCGGAGGGGCTAGGATGGCTGATCCCAGCTA includes:
- a CDS encoding DinB family protein; its protein translation is MSKAELFAGTWMRHRGVLEEIVSKVKTEDLSFAPWDGALTFKDLVIHTVGSTDFFVTAVKDGKTSAPAGGQPEINDAQALQQFVKDMTAKTKATILSLEDAQFEAMVDATVPFGTHIPGSSLLHMMRDHEIHHKGQMFTYGRMVGMETMPSFVQH
- the brnQ gene encoding branched-chain amino acid transport system II carrier protein, which encodes MTTLSRKETFFVGLMLFALFFGAGNLIFPPFLGQQSGAHFWYAIAGFIITGVGLPILTVLAVAKAKNGIQTIGNRVHPVFGVVFTVIVYLAIGPFMGIPRGANVAYEMSVKPFVSEGSNTMALLIFTVIFFGLVYWVSLNPSKLVDRIGSLLTPALLIAIAVLGVGSLLKLKQPLGAVSNKYQSHPVIHGFMEGYLTMDTIAALAFGIVVITAIRQKGVTNQRAIVKGTLQSGLIAGVGLILVYVTIGVMGAKAGATHTYKDGAAILTTTADQLFSVWGVLLLGVIVLLACFTTCVGLVVACSQYFGKLLPMASHMMLVTVMTVISFLIANLGLADILSLSVPVLSMIYPLTIVLVILSFFHGLFKESARGIYSGALIGTILVSVYDGLVQYGVKSEFLTDLYGHLPLFAEGLGWLIPAIIGGLCGFLVSLLSKRADQSVHA
- a CDS encoding DUF2750 domain-containing protein, giving the protein MKHRIGLRIRSEKGVHEEVRKACLAFANWLRWQMEFPMRVVVYLKKKEQIRSNGEWVSASFFAPFSLEEEPYMRIATGDYPQLIEELGREDALLAILISFAHEIIHYQQWLDGREFSEQEAEEQGERLVYDYCDDQAFFEDVLEMKRVWTIENEEGTALFTNEQGESLMPFWSKEEKAHKIIHSVAFYRDHKTISIATEEFMEEWLPELQEEGYQVGLNMYSRSLIGREMEPSTVLERLEEERRKGGS
- a CDS encoding helix-turn-helix domain-containing protein translates to MYSKNAERQKAEQLLLQGIKPKDVSEQLGVHLSSVYNWKKELNLSPKTSTSSKKDTSKQNFSSTQHVENEFQVAQLKKENTALKNRINELEAVVTDLILKLKSKDTGWLD